The Solanum lycopersicum chromosome 2, SLM_r2.1 DNA window atatatagaattttttcttccattgtgCCTTTCGTAAGTTCACATGGATCCTTAAAATTATAGGTCCTTAAAGACAACTTCCTTCCATGTGATTTTAGGTCTACTTCGTTTTTTAACAGCTCCACTCACCATAGTTTCACACTCAGGAGTCAGTGCATCAGGAGGGGTTAATGCAAGACATAATCAAATCATCTCAAGGAACAGCTGAGTTCTTAAAGAATACTTAAAACAATACCCATTAAAGAATACTTAAAACAATCAATGGGATTATAGGAAAAGGTTAGGAATTGTTTATGTAAAACTAATTCTGTATCAGCATAGCTGCATATGGGAAATTGGTTTTGTACCGTAAGTTAGTGGTTCATAAACTATCAATGCTATTGAAGCAAGTCTGAGTTCTTCTTTTCTTGCACTTCAGATACTTCAAGGGCCCTGAACTTCTAGTTGACTTGCAAGACTATGACTATTCTTTGGACATGTGGAGCCTTGGCTGCATGTTTGCAGGAATGGTGAGAAATTCTATGATTCATAATATAAGCTGTCAGTTGGTTTATAGTTTTATGCTATCAGTTGTGGGCCTGGGAAACTACAAACATCCGAAAGGACTTGTTAGAAGTTTGTATTTTGCttatttgaaatcaattttccTTTTCCTCCTGTTTTCTTTGTGTCTGACCATACCTTTTCCTTGGTAGATTTTCCGCAAGGAACCTTTCTTTTATGGCCATGATAATCAGGATCAGCTCGTCAAAATTGCAAAGGTAATGCGTAGTAACTGACCAGTGACCAATGGGTTTATATACcttaattttgttgtttgagTGAGAGGGGGGAAGTTGATCATCTGAAAACAACCAAAGAAGTTGTTACTTCAGTTGCAAGTGAACACTCAATTTATAGAAGTAAAGCATAACTGCTTGACATGGAGTTGATAGATTATTGTTGTTATAGGTACTTGGGACAGATGAGTTGAATGCGTACTTGCACAAGTATCAACTAGAGCTTGATCCTCAGCTAGAGGCTATGGTTGGGAGGTATGCTTCTTGCTTTATCGCCAAGATAAAACTACGCTAAGGCAATTTGCAAAATAACTTAGAGCTGTGACTAAATAGGGTTACCAAGTTGATCTTAGCAACTAGCTTTAGCAGATGTGTGTCCTCTCTCATTAATTGCCAAAATTCTTAGCTATTGAAGGTGAATACAATCTGTCTTTCCCCTGCAGACACAGTAGGAAGCCGTGGTCCAAATTTATTAATGCAGACAATCAGCATCTAGTGTCACCGGAGGTACTCTTCTCTCTCTATTTATGTATCTATGGTATTTCTGAATAAGACGAAACCAGCAATGGTGACAAGTACATCTCAACCAATTGGCTGTTCTTCACTACCCACTTGATAATTGATTTTGGCTTCTCATTGCAGGCTATAGATTATCTTGACAAGCTTCTCCGTTACGATCATCAGACTAGACTTACGGCAAAAGAAGCAATGGTAATCCTCTTTATCCACTATTAATGAGCTTTAAACTCTGAGCCTCATCATTTTCTTCTCAGCTTCTGTCTTATATTGGTTTACTATTGCTTATTAAAGAAAATGGTTTCGTGACATTTTAAAACACATACTTTACCAAAACCAAAATGTAAGGTTATAAATAAATGAGATCAGTGAGGATGAGTGGGTGAAGAGACGCAACTTGACtagttttttgttttgaaattctGTTAGAAACAAGCTGGTGATTGTGAAGTGTCAGTGCTTTCTGTTTCTGCTCTTGGCtatgtttttttcctttgtCATGATGTTGCATCTGCATCTTTCCTGGAATCAATCCACTCTCCCTtctcaattatttcttttaacaaCACTATACatgtatttgttttgttttgcaCAACTAGAGTATTGAACAGTGTGTTGGGAAACCTACTAACTGCTTTCTCTGCCCTGTTTCTTAGGCCCATCCATATTTCGGGCAAGTGAGGGCTGCTGAAACTAGCAGAATGAGGACACAGTAGCTTTCTTGTCTTGCTGTTAATGGGAAGAAAAAAAACTGTGTAATGTACCTTGTGTATCCATTTAAGTGACATTCGTGAGAACTATGTGGATTTGAACTTGAGCAGACATCTGAATTCAGGAATTACAGATCTTCATCATTGAACATTTCAAGAGAAATAGTGTTTTTTAGATTTCCTGATCGTGACCTTGATTGCAAATGGAAGTGACTTGCTGGGCGTCAAAAGTCACCCCACCCCCCCTTCCCCAAAGATACTATCTCCCTAGATGTGAACAAAAgcagatttttgaaaattagttcACTTTGTATATTAGTGCACTGGATTTTTCTGCATTCAGCTTTGGTGGTTTGTCTTTTGTGTAAGTTCATTGATATGGTGTAGGGCTATAGAAGAATGAAGAGAAGCCCTTGCTTAGTAGAATCTCAGACCTCGTGGTCATCCAGTGGAGCACAGTGCTTAGATTTTCTCCCTACTTGCGAAATTGCAGCTATCCATTATCAATTTCTCTAGATGAATCtaacaaataaatgaaagaagCTAACCCTGTAGAACGCATCTCACACCAACATTGAACAAAAACACCACACCAAATTCATTGACAAATCAAGACGTAATATCAACAATTTAAGAGTAGAGTACACAACTAAAGATTTGGCCCGACCTATTTATGTGCGGGACAAATACACAATTTTACATCTTGCTTGGATCGACACTTTGTGATTAGTGATAGGAGGTAATACTAACATTATCTACAAGACATGTTCGACAcctaagtttatattttgagaTGAGGGAAACAGGTGGCGAGGTCAGATTTTGGATGTTTGGCCTCGGCATGTTCCTTGCACTTCACCTCTGACGTTGTGCACATAAATGTCTGCATGCACACCTTGCACTGCCATCATCCGCaacaataaatacaagttaGTGAAGGATCAAAACAAACATCAATCAAGATGAACTCTAAAGACACTAATGAATTATCAGAGGCTGAAAGAAGACATAAAAATAGTTCACCCGGTAAGAAAATCTGTGTAGACACTGATAAGCAGAGCCATAAAGATTATTGTTCAGACTTGAATGCGACTCTTTACTTAGGCTATCTCCTATTGAAAGCCTAAGAAAATTTTTTTTGGCAGAAGTTATACAACATCACAGAAATATCGTAGAAGGCTggaaaagaaagacaaaagacaATCTAATAAGACATAAAAAACAATCGAATTGCCTAAATTCAGATTTTCAAAGTACAAGGAGAAAGATAGGAGTACTGAACCACATAGCCAGTATCTATGTAAGAAGAGTGACTAAACAATTCACATGCTACATGAGCCAAATTACAGAACATTTAAAGGAGACTACACAGTGGAACACATGATTGAGAGTTGCCATTATTGGGTTGTCATTATGAAATATGAACTCATACGAAGATGAAGTTCAACACCATGAAGTTACCAGCccgaaaaataataacaaaagattATAGATGGTAAGGATATCCAGGTTATTGATTTATTGGAGTGATTGATCGGTTCTCACCTTCAACATATAATGCCCCTCTTCTTGTTACTACTGGACTAATCAATTTCAGCTATCCATAATCAATTTCTCTAGATGAATCCAACAAATATTGGGATTCAGTAATTACCCATTACAATTTACATACCAAAATTGCACAATAAAAAGGCTTTACCTGGATATTCATGGCCTTCTTGTTCGCGTCAAGTTGGCTTTCTGCATATAGATTTTGAGAGTTAGTAAAAAGCCAAAAGATTGACGATTAACGTAAAATCATATCTCAGCatctaaacaaacaaaaagagcGATTAAGGCACTCTCAGCCACGTCGAATTCCAACAACGAGATCGAATCGGCTGATATTAAGGCTAATTGACCATTGAATTAAGAGCATGATGTGGATGAAATTGGGTTCAGATCATTAGAAACAAAATACCTTTTGCGCCTTTCATCTTCTATATGTTCTTCTCACGAGCCATCTTGGCTTTCTGACCGTTGCCTCCACCCATTACTGCTGAAACGGAGGTGAATTGAAACCCTAGAGAGCTCTTCTGTTACAGGCGGTGGCGGGGATACGGCAGCTGCAGGGGATAGAGaggtaaaaaaatatgttgaaagGACAAGTAcggtattttaatttaatttctaaatattttaaacattattttaagaatttacCATATgctaaattttatcaaaatctcCTTTTTAGACTCTGTTCGTTTGTATTAgcttactaaaaaaataattcatgatatttcattatacataaaatgaaaaacaataattaaacaCTTTGGAGGaatttatataaagaaaatacatCAATACCATAAATACTATAGagaataaatgaagaaaatatgtttattgatagataatatgtttatataatatatagtgcaaacttattgctataaataataaaaaaataaaaatatagctATAATCTATAACcaataattattcattaaaaagtACTCAATTTTTTTCCAACTTGGTTGATGGCTAATACAAAAGGGGTGTATTTTTCTAACAGAAAACTTTCACAcatagccacttaaaaataattgattaccctcaatagttatagtttgataattacaatatgtagctacatgttatatggagaaGAGAAGCGAGCGAGCCTGAGAGAGAGAGCAGAGAGGCAAGACAGAGGGGAAAAAGAGCGgaagaaaggtgaattgtattgtatatgtatattggttagataattatatattatacgtatgtatttgtatatatggcaagagagattggggGATGGAGGAGAAAAACGAGAGAGGGGGAAGAGaggtgaatatatatatatatagtatatatatatatatacacacatttgTATATAGTGCaagtgagattgggagagggaggagataTACGAGTGAGAGATggtagagagtgggagagaggtgaattgtatatgtatatagattaaataattgtatattatatatatgtatttgtatattttgacgaattatacatatacaaacatgactaatcaTACAAATTTGAAGTCAGctcacataattaatgtataatattaatcgtgagtgataattatagcaaactattgctatgatgagtaattaaatagtataagtttgtttTGTTGCGTAATTTCCCCTCCTAATTGGGCTTAATATGGAGTGTTACATCAGCCCAAAAAAGGTTCTGACCAAATAAATGGGCTTTCAGTTCACTGAAAATTAACCCGCCTTGGAAACAGTTCATTGCGAGGCTCTATTTAGACGCGTTCCACTATTCGCTGGGATGATCTAGTAATTTTGAGATCGGGTGAAATACATTTTCTTAAGAATGGGGGTGATCGTCGAGAGCAATGTTTGGGAGCCAAATCCAGCACTGTGTTTATTCTTCTTCATATCATGTTGCTTGTCAATCTACTATTTGCCAAGCAGCACCAGAAGTTCCGCCATTTTCGATCACGCACCTTCGTCTTCCTTCATTCGTTTCCAGAGAAGTTTCCTTTTACTCTATTCGCTTTCTTCAGGTGACGTTATTTTCCGAGTTGTTTTTTTCTTCCCACTGAATGTAGTATTAGGAAATGTCGCGTTCTAATTAACTCCTAGAGTCTACTTGCTGCTAAAATTGGTGCGAGGTAGTGAACTTTACGTGTTTCCCTGTTTATTAACTGCTGGATTTCCTCTGTTACAAATGTTTGATATTTACCCTCTATTTTgccaaaagagaaaaatgaaacTTCTAGCAGGTTCtggatttcataattttaacttaaagaAATGAATTAAACTAGTCTGACTTAGTTCTGAAAATGGTCAAGTTGACGTCTCAAACTAATTGGATAGATGGACTATCTCTTAATTTGTATGTTGCTACATTGAGCATTTTATCAAGttagatatttttttcatttgtggAACACTCAGGTTCACAAAAGTGGATTATCCTGTTGTTATAGTAGAGTAATAAACATCTATACAAATTTGGatcaatcaaattcaaaagtttATTCAAGACTCAATGAAGTTATTCTAACATATGATATTAAAATGTTGATACGGGAACTTTACATTGAATGTGGAGTGTGAATTGATATACTGATACAAGTTGCTCCCGTATAATCTGTTTATTAGCATATTATGATAAGGCTGAGCTGACACCACAAAGttgtcaattattattttaacttgataGAGATATCGTAGTTACTGATCATAGAACACATGTTAAGGTGTACGCGAAATCACATATTCCATAAAAAAAGTCACGCTTCCCTTTTTATTACATCCTCGATATATAAGTTTGTCCTTTTTATGATTGCTTGGATTCAAAAtcgttatttatttaatttaactttttacaGTAATGGAAGGCTTGTTGGCAGTATTTGGAGAGTACGACTTAGCATTCCATGGCATTAGTAGGGAGCAGATGGTCATCTCTCTATGTGTTGGATACGCAACTGCTCTCTTTGTCGGTACCTTTTTGGGAATGCTCTCGGATTTGATGTAAGGGTACCTGCCTAGTTTTCTGTGTTTACCATGTTCCATCTCTATTTGCATAACCATTATGGTATACTGCAAGTTGCCATTTTCATTCTTTTGGAAATCtatatatcataaattcaaaatcttAGACTACGATTATTTGGTTCAACATCATAATGAAATAGAGCTTCCATTTTGGGAGATATTAAGTATCAATCTCATCTACGTTCCTTTGATGCATTCTTTTTAGACTAAGAGATCATTTTTCTAATAAACTGTCCAACAAAGCTTGAACTTGAAGCTATGTGTTTGACCAGTATATGTTCCAAAGTACTAAACTGTATTGGTCCATgatgattatcattattgttttcAATCGTTTATTGTTCTCAAAATTGTGATGGAGCACCATaagataaatgatttttttgattaGTCAAGAATACCATCTGTCAAACTTATTATTATGTTGTCTCTCTTCCTGCAGTGGCCAGAGAAAAGTCAGCTTGTTATTTTGCTTGCTGCATCTTTTTGTTGCCGTATGGAGGAGGGTTACTGGACATCCAACTATTTGGCTCGCTAGCATCTGTCTGTCTCTTACCTctacaatatttttcttcaacttcGAGACATGGATGGTTGTTGAGCATGATAAGGTTTGTCTTCGGAATctctttttgttattattgtatgaTTTGCTATTTCATGTGGGAAGTACTATTATGAAGACTTGTTAACTCAAAATGCTTATCCactttttaaaatgaataaatctGGGAAATCTTTTTTATACCAaaaaaagatgatgaatatatGTAGCAAATGCAAAGGGGTTAGGATGGGGGAGTATGGATGTATACTCTATAGTCTTTCAGAGTTTCTTTCTTTGTCAACTACATAAGTTTATTTTGGACCTATTTTGCCGTAGCAGCATATGTGATCACATTTGAAAAAGATGATGAATAAATGTAGCAAATGCAAAGGGGTTAGGGTGGGGGAGTGTGGATCTATAGTCTTTTAGAGTTTCTTTCTCTGCCAACTACATCAGCCTATTTTGGACCTATTCTTCCATAGCAGCATATGTGATCACATTTGAACATTTTTCTCGGTCGGGGAGTCTTCACAGTCAGATTTCAGATCTCTGTATGAATTTGAATCGTTGATAGTAGAGTAAGATGAGTTATCCTTATAATCATTTTGCAGCTTGAGCAGAGGCAGGATTCAGTGAATGACATGTTTTGGTTAATGACTTTTGTTGAATCTGCATCTTTCATTGGAAGCCAAGTGGTTGGTAACTGGTTAATTGGTGGTCATGAAAAGACAACTTTGCTTGCTCCGTCCAGTGCAGTGGTAATAATGGCTCTTAGTGCTCTGGCTTATGTCAGCCGAGGATGGAAGGAAGATCCAAAATCAATTATTCTTAAAGAATATCAGACTAAatttcatacatacataatcAGTGGTATGAGTCCtctattattattcttatgttCCTTTTCCTGAAGATATAACTTTCTGTTGTCACAACTTAACTGAGGGACACATTTCCATAGCTAACTGTGACactaaaagaaatatttgatcaattctgtggATCTCCCGATAAAAAGATTCTATAAATTAGTAATATCAGATAAGTTTTACCACTGAAATCCACAATTCGAATATTGGAATTCTTGGATAGTCACAAGAAATCTGGCTTAACTTATTTCCTTACTCTTTTGCGCTTCCCTTTCCAGTAAAAGGAGGCAATGTGCCACATTTGAGTTAAAAAGAAGAAAGGGGCGGTGATAGAAAGAGAGGGAAAGTAAGGAAGGAGGAATTCAAAAGGCTGACCACAATCTCATAGGCATTGTCAATCTGATCTTTCGCTCCGTCTCCAATTGCTCCCTTATTCCCTCGACCAAAGTCCAAACTATGTGTAGCTACCTTATTTTTCTTACTGTGATCTTATTTTGGGTGGTACTTGATCAACTTAGCTCGAAAACAGTAGTCAATACTTTAGAAGAGCATGAAAGCATTACAGAGCCATAAAGCAGAGAGAAATTAACCCATTTATTGTTAATAAATACTACCAGAATGGTAGAACAAACAGTACGAGTATAGTAATCTTCTAATACAAAATGAGGCTGTACCTAATTTGGGTTTATATATTAGTTGAAATGTAATGCTTAAGATAGTTAAAATGGTCCAATTTCAGAAATTAGAAGTTCTGCAACATCTTAATATGATATGAGATGGAGAACATGCATCTTTAAGAAATGCTGTTTTTGATGACTAATTGCATAATTGGGAGTGGTTGGATCGACTTTCTAATCTTTTTCCAATTGTATTCTTGGCAGATAAAAGGGTTTGGCTTTTGTCATGGACCCAAGCTACCATGCACTTCTCAATTGCAGTTTTTTGGATTACTTGGGCTCCAACCATTGTGGTATGATTCTGATAAGATTTCTCGAAAGGATACTGTTTCAGCGTTTCTGACTCTCCAATTCCTATTATTGTTTTCTCATGGAAATGTATTCTAATAGGTGTGCTAAATCTTTTAATCTACTTACCTTAATTTTGAAGAGAGTAGTTGAAGTTATCTATATGAAAACACACCTCCTTGATtagatttaaaatgtttaaagttAATTATTCTTTTGTACTTTCGGTCTCAAAATTGGAAATGGAAGTGTATCAAGGAAAAATGGATAGAGGAAGTATTTGAGTTACTACTGTGCGAGGCCTTCTTTGGAAAGATTGATGAGATCCATTCTAATACCGAgagtaagagagagagagagagagagagagagagagtggcTGTGACTGTTTGTGTAAGATAAATCAGAATGTTGACTATACAAGTGCAATAAACCATTTTACTATTATTGAAATCTATGAAGTAATCTTTTTGTGGCCAATATCTATGTCTCTCAAACTTTGTGAATACTGATTTACCAAGATGATTGCTTAACATTACATTTCTTTCCCTTCTGAAATCCTATCTCACCATATTTGTTCCTGGTCCAAAAAGATTGATATATTTTCTCCTTAAAGTTTGTTTGGATTTTTAGGCAGATGGGAGAGGGGTTTTGCTAGGTTTAGTATACCCCTGTGTACTTGGTGCGAAAATGCTTGGAAGCACTGCATTTTCCTGGTTCTCTAGTGGCCCTTTATCACTCCGAACAGAGGAGTGCTTAGTATATGCCTGTATTATTATGGGCTTTGTCACTTCCATTGTAGCTTTTGATTATCAGGTATTTATGAGTTTTCTTATCTTCAAGCTGTTCAAATATCAAGTAATGTCATCAAACTTAATTTGTGATATTGTTGCAGGATGTTGAAATTCTTTTGATGCTATTCTGCATATTTCATGCTTGTGTGGGATTGGTTTTGCCTTCACTTGCCAGATTGAGAACCATGTAAACTATGCTGCACTTATAATTTTCTTATCAGTCATGGCTTTAATAATTGTGTAACCCGACTACTCGAGCATAGCCTGCTCTCTCATATATTTGGCTGGAAGTTTCCTTTCATTCAAGTTCCTTTCTTCCTCTAACATGCAGGTATGTGCCTAATGATCTTCGTGGAGGAATGATGAGTTTATCTATCGCTCCTTCGAACGCGCTTATGTTGTTCCTTTTGATTCAGGCATGTTCTGTTTTATCATATGTATTATATAATCCATTATTTCATCAGAAGAGATCTTCACTTATTATAGTGGACTCCATTCCCAGTAGAACCCATCTAAGTATACAGTGCTTGAACTTTACCTAGATGTTCTTGCTTGGAAATTTATAGTTCTGGGTAGTATCCACATCTTCTCAGTTAAGATAAATGCAATATAGTTTCTTTTATTCTACGTTGAACTTCTAGATAACGTTTTAATTGATTGTATGGTGCCACATGTCAAACTTCATCGtgatgttcttttttttttctgctgatttattgaatatttagATAATCTGCTATTTTGGATTTTGCAGAGAGGTTTTTACCAGAATATTGAAAATTCAACAATTATAGCTATGGCGGCTCTTGGTCTTTTTTCTGCAGCTGGATGCATGTATATGTTAAAGCGGCTTGGAAAGCAACCACACCAGAACTGGCACAAATTATGACCCCTTCCATTTGTTTTAAACTTTTGTATCCATGTGGGTGTATCCTGTATATAGCCGGCCAGTTAGTTTAAAGATAAAGGAACAGTAGCCTTGGAACATGATGATGGGTGCAAATTAAGTAGCATGCTCTGCAAATATGGAAAATCAATAAAGAGCTGTAGCCAGTTTCAATGTTCAGTTATTCTCACGTTGCTTAACCAATCAGGTCCAGTGGGAGATCTCACTATGGAGTTCAATTTTGCTTTCGAGACACTTTGCAGATTGATGCCCTGAAAAGGCTAAATTAATACTTTGCTTCTAGTAAGTATTGTGGAGAAGTGTTATACCAGAGGAGTAACAGAATACATGGTGGCTTAGTTTGCATGATTTTAACAGCTCTTCAGAATTGTGATGGTCCACGGAAAGTCTTGTTTCATATTCAGAGATCACCAAAGAGTAAGAGaaatttctcttctttcttatCATGTTTTCTTTAAACCGGCAGACATGATCTCTATATCATGgtgatttttcctttaattatttGGTTGGATTGCAGATATTATAATTTGAAGAAAGATTACGTAAAGAATGATCTCACCTAGGGGAATCTTTTGatgtaaaataaatttggtGGGGTGCTTGTCTTGGAATGTATGTGCCAACAACATTTCAGTTTCATTGAAAATGGATGAGGCTAACGTAGCActaaatctttttctttttttgggtgTGTGGGTATTAGCAATTACAGtgataaattattgaaattgacAAGTTCTTGGTTGATAGACTAGAATTTTAGTAAGTGGAATGGTTTGTCTTGTTCCCCTTGATTGGCTCCAAATTGTTGGCGACTCAGCCTCCACAATTGATCGACCCcactaattttgtttttgtgttgCATTGAAGTCTAATGAAGTTTGATTTGAGTGCACATAAACAGTCCAGTTGAAGTGTTGGTAGTTTCTCTTCCAGCcgatttatttttagtttggtCTATAACAGGAGTAACAAAAAGTCTCTTCATACAACTGTTTCATGAAAACTACGTTTGTTTCTTGCatagattaaaatataaatatatatatttattttattctattttttgtattttcaaagCAAcgtatatttctttcttttcaaaataagtgTTACTTTAACAACGTCCCAAAGTATGTGTCACTTTAGGAATGCTCCCTTCGTTCGTTTCAAAGTATGTGTCACTTTAGGAATGCTCCATTTGTTCCTTTTTATATATTGTCTTtgctaaaaataa harbors:
- the LOC101255646 gene encoding uncharacterized protein isoform X1, with the translated sequence MGVIVESNVWEPNPALCLFFFISCCLSIYYLPSSTRSSAIFDHAPSSSFIRFQRSFLLLYSLSSVMEGLLAVFGEYDLAFHGISREQMVISLCVGYATALFVGTFLGMLSDLIGQRKVSLLFCLLHLFVAVWRRVTGHPTIWLASICLSLTSTIFFFNFETWMVVEHDKLEQRQDSVNDMFWLMTFVESASFIGSQVVGNWLIGGHEKTTLLAPSSAVVIMALSALAYVSRGWKEDPKSIILKEYQTKFHTYIISDKRVWLLSWTQATMHFSIAVFWITWAPTIVADGRGVLLGLVYPCVLGAKMLGSTAFSWFSSGPLSLRTEECLVYACIIMGFVTSIVAFDYQDVEILLMLFCIFHACVGLVLPSLARLRTMYVPNDLRGGMMSLSIAPSNALMLFLLIQRGFYQNIENSTIIAMAALGLFSAAGCMYMLKRLGKQPHQNWHKL
- the LOC101255646 gene encoding uncharacterized protein isoform X2; its protein translation is MEGLLAVFGEYDLAFHGISREQMVISLCVGYATALFVGTFLGMLSDLIGQRKVSLLFCLLHLFVAVWRRVTGHPTIWLASICLSLTSTIFFFNFETWMVVEHDKLEQRQDSVNDMFWLMTFVESASFIGSQVVGNWLIGGHEKTTLLAPSSAVVIMALSALAYVSRGWKEDPKSIILKEYQTKFHTYIISDKRVWLLSWTQATMHFSIAVFWITWAPTIVADGRGVLLGLVYPCVLGAKMLGSTAFSWFSSGPLSLRTEECLVYACIIMGFVTSIVAFDYQDVEILLMLFCIFHACVGLVLPSLARLRTMYVPNDLRGGMMSLSIAPSNALMLFLLIQRGFYQNIENSTIIAMAALGLFSAAGCMYMLKRLGKQPHQNWHKL